The following are encoded together in the Anaerobaca lacustris genome:
- a CDS encoding MalY/PatB family protein, which yields MSFDFDTVPDRRGTDSLKWHRYHGRDILPMWVADTDFQAPPCVLEALHARVEHGVFGYAVAPKELVEVLVARMARMYQWKIEPEWIVWLPGLVPALNLACRAFGDDGDEVLTFTPAYPPFLAAAPLSRRQMKVVPLRREGKRWTFDLERFESELSARSRVLLLCSPHNPVGRRYEPDELRAVAEISLKHNVVICSDEIHCDLVLDGGRHTPTATLGEEIAANTITLMAPSKTFNVPGLNCAFAIIPNVAVRRPFKKAREGIVPGTNALGYAACLAAYRDGEPWRAALIEYLRRNSRLVYETINNEIPGLSMDEVQATYLAWIDTRQLGLAEPGRFFEQAGVGLSDGEDFLGSGFVRLNFGCPQKTLREGLDRMKRAVDKRMH from the coding sequence ATGAGCTTCGATTTCGACACCGTGCCGGACCGCCGGGGCACGGATAGCCTCAAATGGCATCGCTACCACGGCCGGGACATCCTGCCGATGTGGGTAGCCGATACGGATTTTCAGGCCCCGCCGTGCGTGCTCGAGGCGCTGCACGCGCGCGTCGAGCATGGGGTGTTCGGATACGCCGTGGCGCCGAAGGAGCTGGTGGAGGTGCTCGTCGCCCGGATGGCGCGGATGTATCAATGGAAGATCGAGCCGGAGTGGATCGTGTGGCTGCCCGGACTGGTGCCGGCGCTGAACCTGGCGTGTCGGGCCTTCGGCGACGACGGCGACGAGGTGCTGACCTTCACGCCGGCCTACCCGCCGTTTCTCGCGGCCGCGCCGCTGTCGCGCAGGCAGATGAAGGTCGTCCCGTTGCGGCGGGAGGGCAAGCGGTGGACGTTCGATCTCGAACGATTCGAGAGCGAATTGTCCGCACGGTCCAGGGTGCTGCTGCTGTGCAGCCCGCACAACCCGGTCGGCCGGCGGTACGAGCCGGACGAGTTGCGGGCTGTCGCTGAGATTAGCCTGAAGCACAACGTCGTCATCTGCTCCGATGAGATCCACTGTGACCTTGTCCTCGACGGCGGCCGGCACACTCCGACCGCTACGCTTGGCGAGGAGATCGCGGCCAACACGATTACCCTGATGGCGCCGAGCAAGACGTTCAATGTTCCGGGGCTCAACTGCGCCTTCGCGATCATCCCCAACGTGGCCGTTCGGAGACCCTTCAAGAAGGCCCGCGAGGGGATCGTCCCCGGCACCAACGCCCTGGGCTACGCGGCTTGTCTGGCCGCCTACCGCGACGGCGAACCGTGGCGGGCGGCGCTGATCGAGTACTTGCGCCGTAACAGCCGTCTCGTGTATGAGACAATCAACAATGAGATTCCCGGGCTGTCGATGGACGAAGTCCAGGCGACGTATCTGGCGTGGATCGATACGAGGCAATTGGGTCTGGCCGAGCCGGGCAGGTTCTTCGAGCAGGCCGGCGTGGGGCTGTCGGACGGCGAGGATTTCCTGGGCTCGGGCTTTGTGAGACTGAACTTCGGATGTCCCCAGAAGACGCTGCGCGAAGGCCTCGACCGCATGAAACGCGCTGTCGATAAGCGGATGCACTGA
- a CDS encoding DUF5696 domain-containing protein, producing MKPFHWISCLIVLLTSLAFAVETTQDDYGAPAVEVRQEGDRWILQGRRSRVEIHPADLHMTLSAGGRTWSTVASFKGDLVAEADGKAYALRLADAKTEEVSPYHTGFKTGVKIALRGFAHEGTEIDLSVALFACLEGPQEDLVCELVADENRCQVLECFWPPALTDSSFDTTIVPFMQGMLLPKDWSQRVYLYDTMSYGRGLYMPWWGHQQGDSALLTLIETPDDGGCRFDHPAGGPTRMQMRWVHSLGQLRYPRRVRLCLFERGDYVDMAKRYRTHVRQTGHFVSLQEKIARTPLLARLIGSPVVHTGILTHIQPESQYYNKDDPAKNHVLITFDETATHLRRLAEKGVPRAYVHLDGWGFRGYDNLHPDVLPPGPEAGGWDGMKRLAQTCDDLGYVFAIHDQYRDYYLDAKSYDPRHTIVDRDGSRPMHSIWYGGKQSVLCPRLALGHVKKNYSALLDHGIKVRGAYLDVFAVVPPDECYSPEHSATRTDCLMYRGMCLDFIRSTGGIVSSEEPADWAIPHLDLVHHGPYALTPGPGSGPAMGVPVPLFSLVYHDALLVPWSMTKGGWGIPDNDWGYLHGLANAGLPYISLNPGEAELERVRTMCALHERVGRLEMTKHEFLDESRRKQRTTFADGTTVTIDLEADTFEISPPLSPSGTAAPDRDAKYIGARRNYHFDGTISRAVLENYLSRAITMSEFLHGQGNVDDNLRMLENIGAKFIGRAIYRWGGEADLENLLATARPIAERMHKIDPNIILQAAAFEIVSEQVNRIPIPASLFEEFGLEPEERNFRYEAMLYPDGHRVDQWRPGSSVPDMSRLETRMWFTYLCQRYIDIGVEAIHFGQVEIMDDRDPDHVHWHDMMRRVREYARRHARRHMVICDAHVPGGGIVYDGKLMFDLHSFPLRIDEVVEHPQQGVLKVGYLDSLFGRSKGGMTPSGWSCESLPYLVELDNFGRSGREGQNIGAHWIWGYDEICWFAHQSLEYRNQWLRYAWDWLCRHDRNGYLQMPGSRTLAAPVGDVHWYWANMPSDAVPTGFSQEETIKAIWADEP from the coding sequence ATGAAGCCGTTCCATTGGATCTCTTGCCTCATCGTGCTTTTGACATCGCTCGCCTTTGCCGTCGAGACGACGCAGGACGACTACGGTGCGCCCGCCGTCGAGGTGAGACAGGAGGGGGACCGATGGATTTTGCAGGGCCGCCGCAGCCGCGTCGAGATCCATCCTGCCGATCTGCACATGACGCTCAGCGCCGGCGGTCGCACGTGGTCCACAGTGGCTTCTTTCAAGGGCGATCTGGTTGCCGAGGCGGACGGCAAGGCCTACGCGCTTCGCCTGGCCGACGCAAAGACGGAAGAGGTCTCGCCGTACCACACCGGATTCAAGACCGGCGTGAAGATCGCTCTGCGAGGTTTTGCCCACGAGGGGACCGAGATCGATCTGTCGGTCGCGCTGTTCGCCTGCCTGGAGGGGCCGCAAGAAGACCTGGTCTGCGAATTGGTGGCCGACGAGAACCGTTGTCAGGTGCTCGAGTGCTTCTGGCCACCGGCACTGACGGACAGTTCGTTCGACACGACGATCGTTCCGTTCATGCAGGGGATGCTCCTGCCGAAGGACTGGTCGCAGAGAGTCTACCTGTACGACACGATGAGCTACGGTCGTGGCTTGTACATGCCCTGGTGGGGTCATCAGCAGGGCGACTCCGCGCTGCTCACCTTGATCGAGACGCCCGACGACGGGGGCTGCCGCTTCGACCATCCGGCGGGCGGGCCGACGCGCATGCAGATGCGATGGGTCCACTCGCTGGGGCAACTGCGCTACCCGCGACGCGTGCGGCTGTGCCTCTTCGAAAGAGGCGACTATGTGGACATGGCCAAACGCTACCGTACGCACGTCCGGCAAACCGGGCACTTCGTCTCGCTGCAAGAGAAGATCGCCCGCACGCCCCTTCTGGCGAGGCTGATCGGAAGTCCCGTCGTCCACACGGGCATCCTGACGCACATCCAGCCGGAATCGCAATACTACAATAAGGACGACCCCGCGAAGAACCATGTTCTGATTACCTTCGACGAGACGGCGACGCATCTGCGCCGACTGGCCGAGAAGGGCGTGCCGCGCGCTTATGTCCATCTCGACGGATGGGGCTTCCGAGGCTACGACAACCTGCACCCGGACGTGCTGCCGCCGGGCCCGGAGGCGGGCGGCTGGGACGGCATGAAACGGCTCGCGCAGACCTGCGACGACCTTGGCTACGTCTTCGCCATCCACGATCAATACAGAGACTACTATCTCGACGCCAAATCCTACGACCCCAGGCACACCATTGTCGACCGCGACGGCAGCCGGCCCATGCACAGCATCTGGTACGGCGGCAAGCAGTCGGTCCTTTGCCCGCGACTGGCGTTGGGTCACGTGAAGAAGAACTACAGCGCCCTGCTGGACCACGGCATCAAGGTGCGCGGCGCCTATCTCGACGTTTTCGCGGTGGTGCCTCCCGACGAATGCTACAGCCCCGAGCACTCGGCGACGCGCACCGACTGCCTGATGTATCGCGGGATGTGCCTGGACTTCATCCGCTCGACCGGCGGCATCGTCAGCTCCGAAGAGCCCGCCGACTGGGCGATCCCACACCTCGACCTGGTCCATCACGGGCCGTACGCTCTAACTCCAGGTCCCGGCAGCGGTCCGGCGATGGGCGTCCCGGTCCCGCTGTTCAGTCTCGTCTATCACGATGCACTGCTCGTGCCGTGGTCGATGACCAAGGGCGGCTGGGGCATCCCCGACAACGACTGGGGCTACCTGCACGGCCTGGCCAACGCGGGTCTGCCTTACATCTCGCTGAATCCGGGCGAGGCCGAACTGGAACGGGTGCGTACGATGTGCGCCCTGCACGAGCGCGTCGGACGGCTGGAGATGACGAAGCACGAGTTCCTCGACGAATCCCGCCGCAAGCAGCGCACGACCTTCGCCGACGGCACGACCGTCACGATCGATCTCGAAGCCGACACGTTTGAGATCTCGCCGCCGCTGTCGCCGTCCGGCACGGCCGCGCCCGACCGCGACGCCAAGTACATCGGCGCCAGGCGGAACTATCACTTCGACGGCACGATCTCCCGCGCCGTGCTGGAGAACTACCTGTCGCGCGCGATCACCATGAGCGAATTTCTGCACGGCCAGGGCAACGTGGACGACAACCTCCGCATGCTCGAGAACATCGGCGCCAAGTTCATCGGCCGGGCCATCTACCGCTGGGGCGGCGAGGCCGACTTGGAGAATCTGCTCGCCACCGCCAGGCCCATCGCCGAGCGCATGCACAAGATCGATCCGAACATCATCCTGCAGGCGGCCGCTTTCGAGATCGTCAGCGAGCAGGTCAACCGGATTCCCATTCCGGCGAGCCTCTTCGAAGAGTTCGGCCTCGAACCCGAGGAGCGGAACTTCCGCTACGAGGCCATGCTCTACCCCGACGGCCACCGGGTCGATCAGTGGCGGCCCGGCTCGTCCGTGCCCGACATGAGCCGGCTCGAAACGCGGATGTGGTTCACCTATCTCTGCCAGCGGTACATCGACATCGGCGTCGAGGCGATCCACTTCGGGCAGGTCGAGATCATGGACGACCGCGATCCCGACCACGTCCACTGGCATGACATGATGCGCCGCGTCCGCGAGTACGCCCGCCGACACGCCCGCCGGCACATGGTGATTTGCGACGCGCACGTGCCCGGCGGCGGCATCGTGTACGACGGCAAGCTCATGTTCGACCTGCACTCATTCCCGCTTCGAATCGATGAGGTCGTCGAGCATCCGCAGCAGGGCGTCTTGAAGGTCGGCTATCTCGACAGCCTGTTCGGACGCAGCAAAGGCGGCATGACGCCGAGCGGATGGTCGTGCGAGAGCCTGCCTTATCTCGTCGAGCTGGACAACTTCGGTCGAAGCGGACGCGAAGGCCAGAACATCGGCGCCCACTGGATCTGGGGCTACGACGAGATCTGCTGGTTCGCGCACCAGAGCCTTGAATACCGCAACCAGTGGCTTCGCTACGCCTGGGACTGGCTCTGCCGGCACGACCGCAACGGCTACCTTCAGATGCCCGGCAGCCGCACCCTCGCGGCGCCCGTCGGCGATGTGCACTGGTACTGGGCCAACATGCCCAGCGACGCCGTGCCAACCGGCTTCAGCCAGGAAGAAACCATCAAAGCCATCTGGGCCGACGAACCATAG
- a CDS encoding CsgG/HfaB family protein, which produces MRRTTRATRRRRTGALLGLLVVMSALLVAASCAHQKAYKKATRLSQEGQYEKAIEELEMAIALAEKGNNRKTADRYREELEQTKRRAGQFYYREAELCFGQADLSGAQGFIERSVRYCPAEPLYRSLNQRIAAAIADAERLRAEALSLAEQGQWTAAVTRMKEALRINKTMPGGQGDLKQIQERAYQFYLSRARDRLYANDLEAAVTEAQTALNYRDDGREAKDVLQAVQDRREAAELIARGRTLLGEGDCEEALRVLEQARQLYAMHPDLPGLLQQARQAVCDQWIGQGRQATASGDYATALRLFLKSNDLLPGFGGVTALIAEARVTLARRHLEVSQRYAQDGADGCAVFHAVVASGYEPDNYDARRQLSRCIGQVQQAVRYTVGFVGFRASPEQQAIADTLGSISLEHLTRTRPANLTLVERADLQTILDEQQLSATDLVDPQFRVPAGRLRGVDALLIGQVLEAKVTTETKQTGHGESTYQDGYVPEPNPEYAEAVAVLDHTQRDFDRARQRLAEAEAKLARYDHADPHDAAAQAAKRRARAEVDEAKQRVVNAATDVGAAQMRVAMTPKEVLVPHMVAFQYPIHTATWTAKVGCLLKMLDAATGEVFLAERIEGQYAQSDRFVSADPARNVPEDPLELPDDARLLEAAVNNAAGRLKKALDTAAGKHGQRFVIQAQQAEAAGDTAGAVDASVKYLFAYPTSHAEADKRLAALRAYLASEADLVDIRALLRTHCQVLRN; this is translated from the coding sequence ATGAGGCGGACAACACGAGCGACTCGACGCCGCAGGACAGGCGCGCTGCTGGGCCTGTTGGTGGTGATGTCGGCCCTCCTGGTTGCGGCGAGTTGCGCGCACCAGAAGGCGTACAAGAAAGCCACCCGGCTCTCGCAGGAGGGGCAGTACGAGAAGGCGATCGAGGAGCTGGAAATGGCGATCGCACTGGCCGAGAAGGGCAACAACCGCAAGACCGCCGACCGCTACCGCGAGGAACTCGAACAGACCAAGCGCCGCGCGGGCCAGTTCTACTATCGCGAGGCGGAGCTTTGCTTCGGGCAGGCCGACCTGAGCGGCGCCCAGGGCTTCATCGAGCGCAGCGTCCGGTACTGTCCGGCCGAGCCGTTGTACCGATCGCTGAACCAGCGGATTGCTGCCGCCATCGCCGACGCCGAGCGGCTGCGCGCCGAGGCGTTGTCCCTGGCCGAACAGGGACAGTGGACCGCTGCGGTCACACGCATGAAAGAGGCGCTGCGCATCAACAAGACGATGCCGGGCGGCCAGGGCGACCTCAAACAGATCCAGGAGCGGGCGTATCAGTTTTATCTGAGCAGGGCCAGGGACCGCCTCTATGCAAACGACCTGGAGGCGGCCGTCACGGAGGCCCAGACGGCGCTGAACTATCGCGACGACGGACGAGAGGCCAAGGACGTTTTGCAGGCCGTGCAGGACCGGCGCGAGGCCGCCGAGCTGATCGCGCGCGGGCGGACGCTACTGGGTGAGGGCGACTGCGAAGAGGCGCTGCGCGTCCTGGAGCAGGCACGGCAACTGTATGCGATGCACCCGGACCTTCCCGGCCTGCTTCAGCAGGCCAGGCAAGCGGTGTGCGACCAGTGGATCGGACAGGGCCGACAGGCCACAGCGAGCGGCGACTACGCCACAGCGCTGCGTCTGTTTCTCAAGAGCAATGATCTATTGCCCGGCTTTGGCGGCGTGACCGCCCTGATCGCCGAGGCGCGAGTGACACTCGCAAGACGTCACCTGGAGGTCTCGCAACGATACGCACAAGATGGCGCCGACGGCTGCGCGGTGTTCCACGCCGTGGTCGCGTCGGGCTACGAGCCGGACAACTACGACGCGCGACGTCAGCTCAGCCGGTGCATCGGCCAGGTGCAGCAGGCGGTGCGCTACACGGTGGGGTTTGTCGGCTTCCGCGCGAGCCCCGAGCAGCAGGCCATCGCCGACACGCTCGGATCGATCTCACTGGAGCACCTGACGCGGACGCGTCCGGCCAACCTGACGCTGGTCGAGCGGGCGGACCTGCAAACCATCCTCGACGAACAGCAGCTCAGCGCCACCGACCTGGTCGATCCGCAGTTTCGCGTGCCGGCCGGCAGGCTGCGCGGGGTCGACGCCCTGCTCATCGGGCAGGTGCTCGAAGCCAAAGTGACCACCGAGACCAAGCAGACCGGCCACGGCGAATCGACCTATCAGGATGGATACGTGCCCGAGCCGAATCCGGAGTACGCCGAGGCCGTCGCCGTGCTCGATCACACGCAGAGAGACTTCGACCGGGCGCGACAGCGGCTGGCCGAGGCCGAGGCGAAGCTGGCGCGGTACGACCACGCCGACCCGCACGACGCCGCCGCACAGGCCGCCAAGCGACGGGCCCGCGCCGAGGTGGACGAGGCGAAGCAGCGTGTGGTGAACGCGGCGACCGACGTGGGGGCCGCCCAGATGCGCGTGGCGATGACACCCAAGGAGGTGCTCGTGCCGCACATGGTCGCGTTCCAGTATCCGATCCACACGGCGACGTGGACGGCCAAGGTCGGCTGCCTGCTGAAGATGCTCGATGCCGCGACCGGCGAGGTGTTTCTCGCCGAGCGGATCGAGGGCCAGTACGCCCAGTCGGACCGGTTCGTCTCGGCCGACCCGGCGCGGAACGTGCCGGAGGACCCGCTGGAACTGCCCGACGATGCGCGCCTGCTCGAAGCGGCGGTCAACAACGCGGCCGGCCGGCTCAAGAAGGCGCTCGACACCGCCGCCGGCAAGCACGGGCAGCGGTTTGTCATACAGGCCCAGCAGGCCGAGGCGGCCGGCGACACGGCGGGCGCCGTCGATGCGTCGGTCAAGTATCTGTTCGCCTATCCGACGAGCCATGCCGAGGCCGACAAGCGCCTGGCCGCCCTGCGGGCGTACCTCGCCTCCGAAGCGGACCTCGTGGACATCCGAGCCCTGCTGCGGACCCACTGCCAGGTGCTCCGCAACTGA
- a CDS encoding type IV toxin-antitoxin system AbiEi family antitoxin domain-containing protein, with the protein MKWHELLQMVVDEPVFRTGFLAASGESLPALRLQLSRWVKAGKLIQPARGLYTLAEPYRKVCPHPFVLANAMKKGSYVSLQSALAHYAMIPEHVPTVTSVTTQRPQWIETPLGAFAFRRIKKGWFGGCRQVDLGNRQQAFVATPDKALLDLVYLTARSDDPGFLAELRLQNPDRLDLDALARLAEASQSPKLRRAAARIAGWVTEETGAEP; encoded by the coding sequence ATGAAATGGCACGAACTGCTCCAAATGGTGGTCGATGAGCCGGTCTTTCGCACCGGTTTTCTGGCCGCAAGCGGCGAGAGTCTGCCGGCCTTGCGGCTTCAACTGAGCCGCTGGGTCAAGGCTGGAAAGCTGATCCAGCCTGCCAGGGGGCTGTATACGCTCGCCGAGCCGTACCGCAAGGTCTGCCCGCATCCGTTCGTCCTGGCCAACGCGATGAAGAAAGGCTCCTATGTCAGCCTCCAATCCGCGCTGGCCCACTACGCGATGATCCCCGAGCACGTGCCCACGGTCACGAGTGTCACAACGCAGCGACCGCAATGGATCGAGACGCCCCTGGGCGCATTTGCATTCCGGCGCATTAAGAAGGGCTGGTTCGGCGGCTGTAGGCAGGTGGACCTCGGCAACCGTCAGCAGGCGTTCGTTGCCACGCCTGATAAGGCCCTGCTCGATCTGGTGTACCTGACGGCCCGCAGCGACGACCCCGGTTTTCTGGCGGAGCTTCGCCTGCAGAATCCGGACAGGCTCGACCTCGACGCTCTCGCGCGCCTCGCGGAGGCGTCACAGAGTCCGAAGCTACGTCGCGCCGCCGCGCGGATCGCAGGATGGGTCACGGAAGAGACAGGAGCCGAACCATGA
- a CDS encoding nucleotidyl transferase AbiEii/AbiGii toxin family protein — MKDHLRQILAGAANAMVARRLATDYLQARLLQSLQDQGAFCAWAFQGGTALRFLYAMPRFSEDLDFALVEAGAEVRLRDNMAGCRNTFEAEGYDIDVRIKDIKTVKSALVRFGGLPFELGLSPHRSETLSVKVEVDSNPPAGARIVSSLVRRHVTLNLRHHDKASLLAGKLHAILARPYTKGRDIYDLLWYLSDRTWPGPNLELLNNALAQTDWQGPEITPENWRALIRQRIENLKWKQIAADVEPFLERPQDAALLTQENLLSLLQPLGS; from the coding sequence ATGAAAGACCATCTCAGGCAGATTCTCGCGGGCGCGGCCAATGCGATGGTAGCCCGGCGTCTGGCGACGGACTATCTCCAGGCCCGGCTGCTCCAATCGCTCCAGGACCAGGGGGCGTTCTGTGCCTGGGCCTTTCAGGGCGGCACGGCCCTGCGGTTTCTCTACGCGATGCCGCGATTCTCCGAGGACCTCGATTTCGCCCTGGTCGAAGCCGGTGCCGAGGTTCGTCTGCGTGACAACATGGCGGGTTGCCGCAATACCTTCGAAGCCGAGGGCTACGACATCGACGTCCGCATCAAGGACATCAAGACGGTCAAGTCCGCCTTGGTGCGTTTCGGAGGTCTGCCGTTCGAACTCGGGCTCTCGCCTCACCGATCCGAGACGCTCTCGGTCAAGGTGGAGGTGGACTCGAATCCGCCGGCCGGCGCGCGCATCGTCTCGTCCCTCGTCAGGCGACACGTCACCCTCAATCTGCGCCACCACGACAAGGCGTCGCTGCTGGCGGGCAAACTGCATGCCATTCTGGCGCGGCCCTATACCAAAGGTCGTGACATCTACGATCTGCTCTGGTATCTGTCCGACCGCACCTGGCCCGGCCCGAACCTCGAATTGCTCAACAACGCCCTGGCCCAGACGGATTGGCAGGGCCCCGAAATCACGCCGGAGAACTGGCGTGCCCTCATCCGCCAGCGCATCGAAAACCTCAAATGGAAACAGATCGCCGCCGACGTCGAACCCTTCCTCGAACGCCCTCAGGACGCCGCCCTCCTGACCCAGGAAAATCTCCTGTCCCTCCTTCAGCCGCTAGGTTCGTGA
- a CDS encoding sulfatase family protein encodes MGTMHTRRTFLKAAALSLAGVGLPRLSGGQGRGRSPNFVIVFLDDSGWADFRPFATQDYPTPHVEQMAREGCCYENFYVPQAVCSASRAALLSGCYPGRTKVFGAHGPNARGLDPKFATLGEVFQKRGYKTAVFGKWHVGDQPETRPPARGFDESAGLMYSNDMWEFHPENPDYWGQYPLQFWDNGRVTIDRVTKEHQPMLTTWYTERAVDFIGRHKDEPFLLYVPHSMPHVPLFCSDKFKGKSGAGLYGDVMMEIDWSVGQINKALRDNGLEDNTLVLFTSDNGPWISYGNHAGKTPFREAKGTSFDGGTRSACIVKFPGRIEPGTTSKKAFCSIDILPTFAHLAGAEPPANPIDGKNVWDLIARKSGATNPHDYYPFSTGGTFEAVLSGDGRWKLHLPHKYRTLVTPAHDGAAGKYRQEDIGLSLFDMENDPYETTDVLDKHPDVAARLQKYAGRHRRQFYTPTPAS; translated from the coding sequence ATGGGTACGATGCACACACGTCGGACGTTTTTGAAGGCGGCGGCGTTGTCTTTGGCTGGGGTGGGGTTGCCCAGGCTCAGCGGGGGGCAGGGGCGGGGGCGGTCGCCGAATTTTGTGATCGTCTTTCTCGATGATTCGGGCTGGGCGGACTTTCGGCCGTTTGCGACGCAGGATTACCCGACGCCGCACGTCGAGCAGATGGCGCGCGAGGGCTGCTGCTACGAGAATTTCTACGTGCCGCAGGCGGTGTGCTCGGCCTCACGGGCGGCTCTGCTATCCGGCTGCTATCCCGGCCGGACCAAGGTCTTCGGCGCGCACGGGCCGAACGCCAGAGGGCTCGACCCGAAATTCGCCACGCTCGGCGAGGTGTTCCAGAAGCGCGGCTACAAGACCGCCGTGTTCGGCAAGTGGCACGTCGGCGATCAGCCCGAGACGCGCCCTCCGGCCAGGGGCTTCGATGAATCAGCCGGGCTGATGTACTCCAACGACATGTGGGAATTCCATCCGGAGAACCCGGACTACTGGGGCCAGTACCCGCTTCAGTTCTGGGACAACGGGCGTGTCACGATCGACCGCGTCACCAAGGAGCACCAGCCGATGCTCACGACCTGGTACACCGAGCGCGCGGTGGATTTCATCGGCCGGCACAAGGACGAGCCGTTCTTGCTCTATGTCCCGCACTCGATGCCGCACGTGCCGCTGTTCTGCAGCGACAAGTTCAAGGGCAAGTCGGGCGCGGGCCTCTACGGCGACGTGATGATGGAGATCGACTGGTCCGTCGGGCAGATCAACAAGGCCCTCAGGGACAACGGGCTCGAAGACAATACCCTCGTGCTGTTCACTTCGGACAATGGCCCGTGGATCTCCTACGGCAACCACGCGGGCAAGACCCCGTTCCGCGAGGCCAAGGGCACCAGCTTCGACGGCGGCACCCGCAGCGCGTGCATCGTCAAGTTCCCCGGCCGGATCGAGCCGGGCACGACCTCGAAGAAGGCCTTCTGCTCGATCGATATCCTGCCGACGTTTGCGCATCTGGCGGGGGCCGAGCCGCCCGCCAATCCTATCGACGGAAAGAACGTCTGGGACCTGATCGCCCGCAAATCCGGCGCGACCAACCCGCACGATTACTATCCCTTCTCGACGGGTGGGACGTTCGAGGCGGTCCTCAGCGGCGACGGGCGCTGGAAGTTGCACCTGCCGCACAAGTATCGCACGCTGGTGACGCCTGCCCACGACGGCGCCGCGGGCAAGTATCGCCAGGAGGACATCGGCCTGTCCCTGTTCGACATGGAGAACGATCCATACGAAACGACCGACGTGCTGGACAAGCACCCCGACGTCGCCGCACGGCTCCAGAAGTACGCCGGGCGTCACCGCCGCCAGTTCTATACGCCGACGCCTGCGTCGTGA
- a CDS encoding DUF4282 domain-containing protein — protein sequence MNARQILYFDSMLTPKIITFVYWLSLVGVVIGGLGTMFAGRSFASFLMGLVVIGGGAIATRIYCELLIVLFKIHENIHKLAEKA from the coding sequence ATGAACGCAAGGCAGATCCTCTACTTCGACTCAATGCTGACCCCAAAGATCATCACCTTCGTGTACTGGCTGTCGTTGGTCGGCGTCGTGATCGGCGGCCTCGGTACCATGTTTGCCGGCCGCAGCTTCGCCAGCTTCCTGATGGGACTCGTAGTCATCGGCGGCGGCGCCATCGCCACCCGGATCTACTGCGAGTTGCTCATCGTCCTGTTCAAGATCCACGAGAACATCCACAAGCTCGCCGAGAAGGCCTGA
- the thiE gene encoding thiamine phosphate synthase: MMDRAVYRIIDANFNRAREALRVMEEYCRFAVNNGSLSGRAKQLRHELCAAIGQLEQGKLLAGRDTLGDVGVGQRVENQLERATAAEAFTAGARRLTEALRALAEMVQAESKPVAAAIERLRYQAYTLEKDVVLFAGPVERFNRVQLYVIVTSDLPAEILSLASRCAAGGADCIQLRAKGMPDERLFAVAVEFVDICRDLGALSIVNDRIDIAAAAGADGVHLGQDDLPVEQARRLQLSPLIVGKSTHNDSELERAIGAMPSYVSLGPAFTTVTKPKIEVAGTDYIRHGLQRLAETGVSHVAIGGITHENVELLLRAGVQRVAVCAAVTEAPSPADACRRIKDKMAEFLSG, translated from the coding sequence ATGATGGATAGAGCGGTTTATCGGATTATCGATGCGAATTTCAATCGGGCCCGCGAGGCGTTGCGGGTGATGGAGGAGTACTGCCGATTCGCGGTCAACAACGGCTCGCTGAGCGGGCGGGCCAAGCAACTGCGGCACGAGCTGTGTGCGGCGATCGGGCAACTGGAGCAGGGCAAGCTTCTGGCCGGCCGGGACACGCTGGGCGACGTCGGCGTCGGCCAGCGGGTGGAGAACCAGCTCGAACGCGCCACGGCGGCCGAGGCGTTCACCGCCGGGGCCCGCCGGCTCACCGAGGCGCTGCGGGCGCTGGCGGAGATGGTGCAGGCCGAGAGCAAGCCGGTCGCGGCGGCCATCGAGCGGCTCCGCTATCAGGCGTACACGCTGGAGAAGGACGTGGTGCTGTTCGCCGGGCCGGTGGAGAGGTTCAATCGCGTGCAGCTGTACGTGATCGTCACGAGCGATCTGCCGGCCGAAATCCTTTCGCTGGCCAGCCGTTGCGCCGCCGGCGGGGCCGACTGCATCCAGTTGCGGGCCAAGGGCATGCCCGACGAGCGGCTGTTCGCGGTGGCCGTCGAATTCGTGGACATCTGCCGCGACCTGGGGGCCCTGAGCATTGTCAACGACCGCATCGACATCGCCGCCGCCGCAGGCGCCGATGGGGTGCACCTGGGCCAGGACGATCTGCCGGTCGAGCAGGCCCGGCGGCTGCAACTGAGTCCCTTGATCGTCGGCAAGAGCACGCACAACGACAGCGAACTCGAACGAGCCATCGGGGCGATGCCGAGCTATGTGAGCCTCGGCCCGGCGTTTACGACGGTGACGAAGCCGAAGATCGAGGTCGCCGGGACAGACTACATTCGCCACGGACTGCAGCGGCTCGCCGAGACGGGCGTCAGTCACGTGGCGATCGGCGGGATCACGCACGAGAACGTCGAGCTTCTGCTGCGGGCGGGTGTGCAGCGCGTCGCTGTTTGCGCCGCCGTCACCGAGGCGCCCAGCCCGGCCGACGCGTGCCGCAGGATCAAGGACAAGATGGCGGAGTTTCTTTCGGGATAG